The Flexivirga oryzae genome has a segment encoding these proteins:
- a CDS encoding alpha-hydroxy-acid oxidizing protein: MHEQLQRLRDDAERVVDPDMWSYLNRGSGDQRTVTEAHDAWDRYRLRPRVLRDVSHVSTELPLFGGVWRTPIGIAPTAFHAVLHPEGEVATATGAAAAGAPMVLSSRSTRRIEDVAAAVDGPWWFQVYLMRERAITAALIERAAAAGATAMVLTADTPYVGHRARTPALARPLPLGDDQALINVRDHFPEGVEDYWELIDQRADLSLGDIAWVADVCELPVIVKGVLRGDEALACIDAGADAIWVSNHGGRQLDRAISTAAALPDVVTAVGDSVPVIVDGGVRDGFDALTALALGASAVMLGRPVMWALAAEGADGVAGILDELTGELRHAMGLAGAACLGDLDPSLVSGR, encoded by the coding sequence GTGCACGAACAACTCCAACGGCTGCGTGACGACGCGGAACGCGTCGTCGACCCGGACATGTGGAGCTACCTGAATCGTGGGTCCGGGGATCAACGGACCGTCACGGAGGCACATGACGCCTGGGACCGCTACCGGCTGCGGCCGCGCGTGCTGCGGGACGTCTCCCACGTCTCGACCGAGCTGCCCCTGTTCGGGGGCGTATGGCGCACGCCGATCGGCATAGCCCCCACCGCATTCCACGCCGTGCTGCACCCGGAAGGGGAAGTCGCCACGGCGACCGGTGCGGCCGCGGCGGGCGCCCCGATGGTCCTGTCCAGCCGGTCGACCCGGCGTATCGAGGATGTCGCCGCGGCCGTCGACGGGCCCTGGTGGTTCCAGGTCTACCTGATGCGCGAGCGGGCGATCACCGCCGCGCTGATCGAGCGGGCCGCGGCCGCCGGCGCGACCGCGATGGTGCTGACGGCCGACACGCCATACGTCGGGCACCGCGCACGCACACCGGCACTCGCCCGGCCGCTCCCGCTCGGGGACGACCAGGCCCTGATCAACGTGCGCGACCACTTCCCGGAGGGTGTCGAGGACTACTGGGAGCTCATCGACCAGCGCGCCGACCTGAGCCTGGGCGACATCGCCTGGGTGGCGGACGTCTGCGAGCTGCCGGTGATCGTCAAGGGTGTGCTGCGCGGCGACGAGGCGCTCGCCTGCATCGACGCGGGAGCCGACGCGATCTGGGTCAGCAACCACGGCGGCCGGCAGCTCGACCGCGCGATCTCCACCGCGGCGGCGCTGCCGGACGTCGTGACGGCAGTGGGTGATTCGGTGCCGGTGATCGTCGACGGGGGAGTGCGCGACGGGTTCGACGCGCTCACCGCTCTCGCGCTGGGTGCGAGTGCGGTGATGCTCGGCCGGCCGGTGATGTGGGCGCTGGCCGCCGAGGGCGCCGACGGTGTCGCCGGCATACTCGACGAGCTCACCGGCGAGTTGCGGCACGCCATGGGCCTCGCCGGCGCGGCGTGCCTGGGCGACCTGGACCCCTCACTGGTCAGCGGGCGCTGA
- the sepH gene encoding septation protein SepH — MRELRLIGVDDGGEHLLLAGTEDTDERLRLPIDDALRTAVRKVRHRPSTDVGSVAVPDELRPRDVQALLRAGVSVDDVAERAGWTTEKVLRYEGPIRAEREHIAGVARGLPVSGTAAGRTDSTFGQRVEHRLDGRGVAADDIVWDAWRGADGAWSVICSFPAGGRQRQAAWHFDVRGRTLDPSDDEARWLGEDENAGDPLSRPAPEASVYDVEAEGGLDGKRTTPVRRVRGGRTSATAIPSHPTTATGPAAAADPADGPVDLVAAMRERSKSRKRKGRSAAEHTFPEDAAPRQQLDTTGEAPPVGSHPRPDELDDTEAPAKPSVEELGHDPVTGTADLFADLEPEAASDEPEPEATPDEAEPEATTDEAEPEPDDEAVTDENADATAEVPAEETSANVSEQPETEEPEAVAEARDEATVPDRPTTARKGRPSVPSWDDIMFGRRPGRG; from the coding sequence ATGCGGGAGTTGCGACTGATCGGCGTCGACGACGGCGGCGAGCATCTGCTACTTGCCGGGACCGAGGACACCGACGAGCGGTTGCGGCTGCCCATCGACGACGCCCTGCGCACCGCCGTGCGCAAGGTCCGGCACCGTCCGTCGACCGACGTCGGCTCCGTCGCGGTGCCCGACGAGCTGCGGCCGCGCGACGTGCAGGCGTTGCTGCGGGCCGGCGTCTCGGTCGACGACGTCGCCGAGCGGGCCGGCTGGACCACCGAGAAGGTGCTGCGCTACGAGGGCCCGATCCGCGCCGAGCGCGAGCACATCGCCGGCGTCGCGCGGGGCCTGCCGGTCAGCGGCACCGCGGCGGGCCGGACGGACTCGACGTTCGGGCAGCGGGTCGAGCACCGGCTGGACGGGCGCGGCGTCGCCGCCGACGACATCGTGTGGGACGCCTGGCGCGGCGCCGACGGCGCCTGGTCGGTGATCTGCAGCTTCCCGGCGGGCGGGCGCCAGCGGCAGGCTGCCTGGCACTTCGACGTGCGCGGCCGGACGCTGGACCCGAGCGACGACGAGGCCCGCTGGCTGGGCGAGGACGAGAACGCCGGGGACCCGCTGTCCCGGCCGGCGCCGGAGGCGTCGGTCTACGACGTCGAGGCCGAGGGCGGGCTCGACGGCAAGCGCACGACCCCGGTGCGCCGGGTGCGCGGCGGCCGGACCTCCGCCACCGCGATCCCCAGCCACCCCACCACCGCCACCGGGCCGGCGGCCGCCGCCGACCCCGCGGACGGCCCGGTCGACCTGGTGGCCGCGATGCGCGAGCGCTCCAAGAGCCGCAAGCGCAAGGGCCGGTCCGCGGCCGAGCACACCTTCCCCGAGGACGCCGCCCCGCGGCAGCAGCTCGACACCACCGGCGAGGCACCGCCGGTCGGGTCGCACCCGCGACCGGACGAGCTCGACGACACCGAGGCGCCCGCGAAGCCGTCGGTGGAGGAGCTCGGCCACGACCCGGTGACCGGCACCGCGGACCTGTTCGCGGACCTGGAGCCGGAGGCTGCGTCCGACGAGCCCGAACCGGAGGCTACGCCCGACGAGGCCGAGCCGGAGGCTACGACCGACGAGGCCGAGCCGGAACCCGACGACGAGGCGGTGACCGACGAGAACGCCGACGCCACCGCGGAGGTGCCTGCCGAGGAAACGTCAGCGAACGTGTCGGAGCAGCCGGAGACGGAAGAGCCCGAGGCGGTCGCGGAAGCCCGGGACGAAGCCACGGTCCCGGACCGTCCGACGACCGCGCGCAAGGGCCGCCCGAGCGTGCCGAGCTGGGACGACATCATGTTCGGGCGCCGTCCCGGCCGGGGCTGA
- a CDS encoding DUF5998 family protein — MSSTSKQITASALPAGLLADIEQAGYFPLLVADVVAAAVGTESIDSHLVHSETTIDNETVRRHVTVFALTASRLILAHADDHAPGPDSPVQHLGMVATATSETVPLSCVRGVMLGRVVTDPERYVEGSFGREVTLTISWGAVSRVDLLPANCADPSCDADHGYEGTITGDDVTIRVSADADGDANLQQAQVFSTALSAAIGR, encoded by the coding sequence ATGTCTTCGACCAGCAAGCAGATCACCGCCTCGGCGCTGCCGGCGGGGCTCCTCGCCGACATCGAGCAGGCGGGCTACTTCCCGCTGCTCGTGGCCGACGTGGTGGCCGCGGCGGTCGGCACCGAGAGCATCGACTCACACCTGGTGCACTCGGAGACCACGATCGACAACGAGACCGTCCGACGGCACGTCACGGTCTTCGCGCTCACCGCCAGCCGGCTGATCCTGGCGCACGCCGACGACCACGCGCCGGGCCCGGACTCGCCGGTGCAGCACCTGGGCATGGTCGCGACCGCCACCAGCGAGACGGTGCCGTTGTCCTGCGTCCGCGGCGTGATGCTCGGCCGGGTCGTCACCGACCCGGAGCGGTATGTCGAGGGCTCGTTCGGCCGCGAGGTGACGCTCACCATCTCGTGGGGCGCCGTCTCCCGGGTCGACCTGCTCCCGGCCAACTGCGCCGACCCCTCCTGCGACGCCGACCACGGCTACGAGGGCACGATCACCGGTGACGACGTCACCATCCGGGTCAGCGCCGACGCCGACGGTGACGCCAACCTGCAACAGGCCCAGGTGTTCTCGACCGCGCTGTCCGCGGCGATCGGACGGTGA
- a CDS encoding alkaline phosphatase family protein yields MTVATVPAYDAGGLAGVLPRVVASLDGPELTPAATQAPLPAATRAVVVLVDGLGAQLLRARSGHAPFLRQATAAQDPHIPSVLTAGFPSTTATSMGTFGTGLPPGTHGLAGYQVRVPGTDRLFNELDWIDGPDPLQWQPRPTIFERAVAAGIPVTSVGKGRFEDSGLTRSALRGASYRAARDLPSAVDAAAAASRAADRSLVYLYWGDVDRAGHQFGCESWQWGETVEQLDTELRRLRALLPDDASLTITADHGMIDIPDSAKTDVATDPELRDGVELVGGELRGPQLYCRPGAAADVLAAWSERLGDDGWVMTRDDVVATGLLGAVAPEVLPRFGDVFVAVRSAIGFTDTRVMNPRVVALIGQHGSLTDAEQQVPFIHLPAR; encoded by the coding sequence GTGACCGTCGCAACGGTCCCGGCATACGACGCCGGCGGGCTGGCGGGCGTCCTGCCACGGGTCGTGGCATCGCTCGACGGTCCGGAGTTGACCCCGGCGGCCACCCAGGCGCCGCTGCCGGCCGCCACCCGGGCGGTCGTGGTGCTGGTCGACGGGCTCGGCGCCCAGCTGTTGCGTGCCCGGTCCGGGCACGCGCCGTTCCTGCGGCAGGCGACGGCAGCGCAGGACCCGCACATCCCGAGCGTGCTGACCGCCGGGTTCCCGTCCACGACCGCGACCAGCATGGGCACCTTCGGCACCGGCCTGCCGCCGGGCACGCACGGCCTCGCCGGCTACCAGGTGCGGGTGCCGGGCACCGACCGCCTCTTCAACGAACTGGACTGGATCGACGGACCGGATCCGCTGCAGTGGCAGCCGCGTCCGACGATCTTCGAGCGCGCCGTCGCCGCCGGCATCCCCGTCACGTCCGTCGGCAAGGGCCGGTTCGAGGACTCCGGGCTCACCCGGTCGGCACTGCGCGGCGCGTCATACCGCGCCGCCCGCGACCTGCCCTCGGCGGTGGACGCCGCCGCGGCGGCCAGCCGCGCCGCCGACCGGTCGCTGGTCTACCTCTACTGGGGTGACGTCGACCGAGCCGGCCACCAGTTCGGCTGCGAGTCCTGGCAGTGGGGTGAGACGGTCGAGCAGCTGGACACCGAGCTGCGCCGGCTGCGCGCCCTGTTGCCCGACGACGCGTCGCTGACGATCACCGCCGACCACGGCATGATCGACATCCCCGACTCGGCCAAGACCGACGTCGCGACCGACCCGGAACTGCGGGACGGCGTCGAGCTGGTCGGCGGCGAGCTGCGCGGCCCGCAGCTGTACTGCCGGCCCGGCGCGGCGGCCGACGTGCTCGCGGCCTGGTCCGAACGGCTCGGCGACGACGGGTGGGTGATGACCCGGGACGATGTGGTCGCCACCGGTCTGCTGGGTGCCGTCGCACCCGAGGTGCTGCCCCGCTTCGGGGACGTCTTCGTGGCGGTGCGGTCCGCGATCGGCTTCACCGACACCCGGGTGATGAACCCGCGGGTGGTCGCGCTGATCGGCCAGCACGGGTCGCTGACCGACGCCGAGCAACAGGTCCCGTTCATCCACCTGCCGGCTCGGTGA
- a CDS encoding sigma-70 family RNA polymerase sigma factor has translation MASGEAAVERAVREVYDAHFGRLVGWTTTLIGDRDLAHDVATEAFVKLMTHWHSVQDPRAWLYTAAANQVRDHWRKRGREASAYETFMAGNGGTLETADPGLDPATRMTVRDAVQGLPERFRLVVLLHYFADLSVAQVALQTGKSEGTVKRDLHDARKLLAQRLEVSR, from the coding sequence GTGGCTTCGGGGGAAGCAGCCGTCGAGCGCGCCGTCCGCGAGGTGTACGACGCACATTTCGGGCGGCTCGTCGGCTGGACCACGACCTTGATCGGTGACCGTGATCTGGCACACGACGTGGCCACGGAGGCATTCGTGAAGTTGATGACGCACTGGCACTCGGTGCAGGATCCGCGTGCCTGGCTGTACACGGCTGCCGCCAACCAGGTGCGCGACCACTGGCGCAAGCGGGGGCGGGAGGCCTCGGCGTACGAGACCTTCATGGCGGGCAACGGCGGGACCCTGGAGACCGCCGACCCCGGCCTCGACCCGGCCACCCGGATGACGGTCCGGGACGCCGTGCAAGGACTGCCGGAGCGCTTCCGGCTGGTCGTGCTGTTGCACTACTTCGCGGACCTGTCCGTGGCACAGGTCGCGTTGCAGACCGGTAAGAGCGAGGGCACCGTCAAGCGGGACCTGCACGACGCCCGCAAACTGCTGGCACAGCGGCTGGAGGTGAGCCGATGA
- a CDS encoding nitroreductase family protein, translating to MELRDAVRRRRMVRRYDPDKDVGPDVVRRLLELAVRAPSAGFSQGWDFLVLRGTERDAFWAATTDDGLPDSWLAGVSTAPVLILCCSDKGTYLRRYAREDKPWQDQSEEHWPVPYWDVDTGMAAMLMLLGAVDEGLGALFFGVPVERLDAVREAFGIPADRNLVGVVALGYPADPKPSGSTRSVRRRELADVTHFGRFGKAEDSAPADQ from the coding sequence ATGGAGTTGCGAGATGCGGTGCGACGGCGACGGATGGTGCGCAGATACGACCCGGACAAGGACGTCGGGCCCGACGTGGTGCGCCGGTTGCTCGAACTCGCGGTGCGGGCACCCAGCGCGGGTTTCAGCCAGGGCTGGGACTTCCTGGTGCTGCGGGGCACCGAGCGGGACGCCTTCTGGGCCGCGACCACCGACGACGGCCTGCCGGACTCGTGGCTCGCGGGCGTCAGCACGGCGCCGGTGCTGATCCTCTGCTGCTCGGACAAGGGCACCTACCTGCGGCGTTACGCACGCGAGGACAAGCCGTGGCAGGACCAGTCCGAAGAGCACTGGCCGGTGCCCTACTGGGACGTGGACACCGGGATGGCGGCGATGCTGATGCTGCTGGGCGCGGTCGACGAGGGGCTGGGCGCGCTCTTCTTCGGGGTGCCGGTGGAGCGGCTGGACGCGGTGCGGGAGGCGTTCGGCATACCAGCCGATCGCAACCTTGTCGGCGTCGTCGCGCTCGGGTATCCCGCCGACCCGAAACCGTCCGGCAGCACCCGGTCCGTGCGCCGGCGTGAGCTGGCCGACGTCACCCACTTCGGCCGCTTCGGGAAGGCCGAGGACTCAGCGCCCGCTGACCAGTGA
- a CDS encoding thymidine kinase produces MAELVFFSGTMDCGKSTLALQLNHNHRARGRRGLVFTKFDRAGAAVLSSRLGLSQEAIEVDDGLDFWEIVVEQATGGRVIDYLICDEAQFYTPTQVEQLARLVDEMSIDVFTFGITADFRAQLFPGSRRLIELADRTQVPQVEALCWCGKRATHNARVVDGNMVVEGEQVVVGDTAHDSPAVVEYEVLCRRHYMRRMTSHAARAQSLSAEVLPFDLDLCPLPGPRPDRHTAQ; encoded by the coding sequence GTGGCTGAACTCGTCTTCTTCTCCGGCACGATGGACTGCGGCAAATCCACGCTCGCCCTGCAGCTGAACCACAACCACCGCGCACGGGGCCGCCGAGGGCTGGTCTTCACCAAGTTCGACCGGGCCGGCGCCGCCGTGCTGTCCTCCCGGCTCGGCCTGTCCCAGGAGGCCATCGAGGTCGACGACGGGCTCGACTTCTGGGAGATCGTCGTCGAACAGGCCACCGGTGGCCGGGTGATCGACTACCTCATCTGCGACGAGGCGCAGTTCTACACCCCGACCCAGGTCGAGCAGCTGGCGCGGCTCGTCGACGAGATGAGCATCGACGTGTTCACCTTCGGCATCACCGCCGACTTCCGGGCGCAGCTGTTCCCCGGCTCGCGGCGGCTCATCGAACTCGCCGACCGCACCCAGGTGCCGCAGGTCGAAGCGCTGTGCTGGTGCGGCAAACGCGCCACACACAACGCGCGCGTCGTCGACGGCAACATGGTCGTCGAGGGCGAGCAGGTGGTCGTCGGCGACACCGCGCACGACAGCCCCGCGGTCGTGGAGTACGAGGTCCTGTGCCGCCGCCACTACATGCGTCGTATGACGTCCCACGCGGCGCGGGCCCAGTCCCTGTCCGCCGAGGTGCTGCCGTTCGACCTCGACCTGTGTCCGCTCCCGGGGCCGCGGCCCGACCGACACACGGCGCAGTGA
- a CDS encoding MFS transporter produces MTSDGLSGRKRRRAERDRAFTEPVQRPSRTRPLPPQSPGGRRPPPGTSPRDPWAAQRGPQVRHTPAPEDEHEPDDSGTEQGGRSTARAAGRGMVRGAGAMARLTATASKKTVYAARRASEAQGAGESGLARLIQVHAFNSAGDAAVTIGLAGTVFFSVSSAQAKGQVLLFLCLTMLPFAIVAPLIGPLLDRFRHGRRWAIGFTLAIRAFLCWVLAEAIDDNSVWLFPVALCVLIASKAYLVTRSAAAPRLLPDQLTLVKANGRLSLAGVVGAGVAGALAGGAAKLGGAAWGLRVGALLFAIGTVLAILLPPRVDSSIGEKPAPSGLTTGRATGRGVGPAVVTALRANTGLRWLSGFLTIFLAFLVRSHPFPGWQGKETLLLALVLGAAGVGNSVGTVAGAALKIASPKVVVLATLVADAVMVVIAAAHFTVVTATAVGFVAGLGQQLGKLSLDSQIQDTVPEHMRTSVFGRSETLLQLAWVIGGIIAVAIPTNASLGMILAAVVLVAWASVVLIWNSGHSLPVPHRARSGKAPAAEPPEKVRRPQPHPSGYDEAETIGLRRSDVPRKPPPGSADRQRPRREQRPGGWR; encoded by the coding sequence ATGACGAGTGACGGCCTTTCCGGCAGAAAGCGCCGCCGCGCCGAACGAGATCGCGCCTTCACCGAGCCGGTGCAACGACCGTCGCGGACCCGGCCGCTACCGCCGCAGTCGCCCGGCGGCCGACGCCCGCCGCCGGGCACGTCACCGCGTGACCCGTGGGCGGCGCAGCGCGGCCCGCAGGTGCGTCATACCCCCGCGCCCGAGGACGAGCACGAGCCGGACGACTCCGGCACCGAGCAGGGCGGCCGGAGCACGGCACGCGCGGCCGGTCGCGGCATGGTGCGCGGCGCCGGCGCCATGGCCCGGCTGACCGCGACCGCCAGCAAGAAGACCGTGTATGCCGCCCGTCGGGCCAGCGAGGCACAGGGTGCGGGGGAGAGCGGCCTGGCCCGGCTGATCCAGGTCCACGCGTTCAACTCCGCCGGCGACGCAGCGGTCACCATCGGCCTGGCAGGGACCGTCTTCTTCTCCGTCTCCTCGGCGCAGGCCAAGGGGCAGGTGCTGCTCTTCCTGTGCCTCACGATGCTGCCGTTCGCCATCGTCGCGCCGCTCATCGGGCCGTTGCTGGACCGCTTCCGGCACGGCCGCCGCTGGGCCATCGGCTTCACCCTGGCGATCCGCGCGTTCCTGTGCTGGGTGCTCGCCGAGGCGATCGACGACAACTCGGTGTGGCTCTTCCCGGTCGCGTTGTGCGTGCTGATCGCCTCCAAGGCCTACCTGGTGACGCGTTCGGCCGCCGCGCCGCGCCTGCTGCCGGACCAACTCACCCTGGTCAAGGCGAACGGCCGGCTGTCCCTCGCCGGTGTGGTCGGTGCCGGGGTGGCCGGTGCGCTCGCCGGCGGCGCGGCCAAGCTGGGCGGTGCCGCCTGGGGGCTGCGTGTCGGCGCACTGCTGTTCGCGATCGGCACCGTGCTGGCGATCCTGCTGCCGCCGCGCGTCGACTCCAGCATCGGTGAGAAGCCGGCACCGTCCGGGCTGACGACCGGGCGGGCTACGGGCCGTGGCGTGGGTCCGGCCGTGGTGACCGCGCTACGCGCCAACACCGGGCTGCGGTGGCTGTCCGGTTTCCTCACGATCTTCCTGGCGTTCCTGGTGCGCAGCCACCCGTTCCCGGGCTGGCAGGGCAAGGAGACGCTGCTGCTGGCGCTCGTCCTGGGCGCGGCGGGTGTCGGCAACTCGGTCGGCACGGTCGCCGGTGCGGCCCTGAAGATCGCCTCGCCGAAGGTCGTCGTGCTGGCCACCCTCGTCGCGGACGCCGTCATGGTGGTCATCGCGGCGGCGCACTTCACGGTGGTCACCGCCACCGCGGTCGGCTTCGTCGCCGGCCTCGGTCAGCAGCTCGGCAAGCTGTCGCTGGACTCCCAGATCCAGGACACCGTGCCCGAGCACATGCGCACCAGCGTCTTCGGCCGCTCCGAAACGTTGCTGCAGCTGGCCTGGGTGATCGGCGGCATCATCGCCGTCGCGATCCCGACCAACGCGTCCCTCGGCATGATCCTGGCCGCGGTCGTGCTGGTGGCGTGGGCCAGCGTGGTGCTGATCTGGAACAGCGGGCACTCACTGCCGGTGCCGCACCGGGCCCGGTCCGGCAAGGCCCCCGCCGCCGAACCCCCGGAGAAGGTGCGCCGTCCCCAGCCGCACCCGTCGGGGTATGACGAGGCGGAGACGATCGGCCTGCGCCGCAGCGACGTGCCCCGCAAGCCCCCGCCGGGGTCGGCGGACAGGCAGCGCCCGCGCCGGGAGCAACGTCCCGGCGGGTGGCGCTGA
- a CDS encoding GNAT family N-acetyltransferase: MNEDADDALPEGYPHEWEADVVLRDGSVAQVRPIRPDDVKLLQEFHERQSDESIYLRFFAPLKHLSDREAERFANVDYRERVALVVEAGGRMVGVARYDRLTGPDGPRAEVAFNIADDFQGRGVGSVLLEHLAAIGAEAGVREFVADVLPQNRKMLSVFTDAGYAVHRSFDDGVIALSFRIEPTEQSEAVRAAREQRAEARSMRSLLAPASIAVVGVGADPNGVGRGVFEHLRAGAFTGQLYAVNRHQHDELPGVTIHPSVTQLPGPAELVVIAVPAAEVLNVVEDCAAHQVKALVVMASGFAEAGPEGEQRQAELVRTARRHGMRVAGPSSFGVINTSDEVRMNASLAPEMPRRGRFGLFAQSGALGIAVLDFADRRGLGLTEFVSTGNRADVSGNDVLQSWIDDESTDAVGLYLESMGNPRKFSRIARHLSTQKPVIVVKSGNSSYGVPPGHRVRQTNTPPEAFKSMLRQAGVIRVHNLHQLFDVAQLVVNQPIPRGPRVAIVGNSHALGALAADNAVSSGLQITHGPINLAAECTPEQLEEAVEAAFADPEVDSVVTAFMQPAIMQGFWLAKSLATVAARHDKPCLTTFLGITGITEVLSATDPDTGDERFVPSYAVPEDSVRALAAATRYGEWRATERGAPVLRDDIDRDAAESLVDGVLAASPDGRPLTATEVGDLLAAYGIEVWPSTPAHSADDAVEAADRIGYPVVVKSVSPLVRTQPVTAVRADLTNAAAVRDAFTALDERLAPLHANRLVVQRMATPGIPCILATGEDPLFGPVVRFSLAGAPTEVMGDLAYRIPPLTETDVRDLINSVRAAPLLHGHGGAPAIDRAALEDLIARVSVLAEDLPDIASLELNPVNTHAGGLEVLGASITVAPPPVRTDSGRRSLPTA, from the coding sequence ATGAACGAAGACGCGGATGACGCGCTTCCCGAGGGGTACCCGCACGAGTGGGAGGCGGACGTCGTGCTGCGCGACGGGTCGGTCGCCCAGGTGCGCCCGATCCGCCCGGACGACGTCAAACTTCTGCAGGAGTTCCACGAGCGTCAGTCGGACGAGTCGATCTACCTGCGCTTCTTCGCACCGCTGAAGCACCTGTCCGACCGGGAGGCAGAGCGTTTCGCCAACGTCGACTACCGCGAGCGGGTGGCGCTGGTCGTCGAAGCCGGCGGCCGGATGGTGGGCGTCGCCCGCTACGACCGGCTGACCGGGCCCGACGGGCCCCGGGCCGAGGTCGCCTTCAACATCGCCGACGACTTCCAGGGGCGGGGCGTCGGCTCCGTCCTGCTGGAGCACCTCGCGGCCATCGGGGCCGAGGCAGGGGTCCGCGAATTCGTCGCCGACGTGCTGCCGCAGAACCGGAAGATGCTGTCGGTCTTCACCGACGCCGGTTACGCGGTCCACCGCAGCTTCGACGACGGGGTCATCGCGTTGTCGTTCCGGATCGAGCCCACCGAGCAGTCCGAGGCGGTGCGTGCCGCGCGGGAGCAACGCGCGGAGGCACGCAGCATGCGCTCGCTGCTGGCGCCCGCGTCGATCGCGGTCGTCGGTGTCGGCGCGGATCCGAACGGTGTCGGCCGCGGCGTCTTCGAGCACCTGCGGGCCGGGGCCTTCACCGGCCAGCTGTATGCCGTCAACCGGCACCAGCACGACGAACTCCCCGGGGTGACCATCCACCCGAGCGTCACGCAGTTGCCCGGGCCGGCGGAGCTGGTGGTCATCGCGGTGCCCGCCGCCGAAGTGCTGAACGTCGTCGAGGACTGCGCGGCGCACCAGGTGAAGGCGCTGGTGGTGATGGCGTCCGGCTTCGCCGAGGCCGGGCCCGAGGGCGAACAGCGCCAGGCCGAGCTGGTCCGCACCGCGCGCCGGCACGGCATGCGGGTGGCCGGGCCCAGCTCGTTCGGCGTGATCAACACCAGCGACGAGGTGCGGATGAACGCCTCGCTCGCACCCGAGATGCCGCGCAGGGGCCGGTTCGGGCTGTTCGCCCAGAGCGGCGCACTCGGCATCGCGGTGCTCGACTTCGCCGACCGGCGCGGGCTCGGACTCACCGAGTTCGTGTCCACCGGCAACCGGGCCGACGTGTCCGGCAACGACGTGCTGCAGAGCTGGATCGACGACGAGAGCACCGACGCGGTCGGTCTCTACCTGGAGTCGATGGGCAACCCACGCAAGTTCTCCCGCATCGCCCGGCACCTGTCCACCCAGAAACCGGTCATCGTGGTCAAGTCCGGCAACTCGTCCTACGGCGTGCCGCCCGGCCACCGGGTCCGGCAGACGAACACCCCGCCCGAGGCGTTCAAGTCGATGCTGCGCCAGGCGGGCGTCATCCGCGTGCACAACCTGCACCAGCTCTTCGACGTCGCCCAACTCGTGGTCAACCAGCCGATCCCGCGGGGACCCCGGGTGGCCATCGTCGGCAACTCCCACGCCCTCGGCGCGCTCGCCGCCGACAACGCGGTCAGCTCCGGTCTGCAGATCACCCACGGCCCGATCAACCTGGCCGCGGAGTGCACCCCGGAACAGCTCGAGGAAGCCGTCGAGGCCGCATTCGCCGACCCCGAGGTCGACAGTGTGGTGACCGCCTTCATGCAGCCGGCGATCATGCAGGGCTTCTGGCTCGCGAAGTCGCTGGCGACCGTCGCCGCTCGCCATGACAAGCCCTGCCTCACCACGTTCCTGGGCATCACCGGGATCACCGAGGTGCTCTCGGCGACCGACCCCGACACCGGTGACGAGCGGTTCGTCCCGTCCTACGCGGTGCCCGAGGACTCGGTGCGTGCGCTGGCGGCCGCGACCCGGTACGGCGAATGGCGCGCCACCGAACGCGGCGCACCGGTGTTGCGCGACGACATCGACCGGGACGCGGCCGAGTCCCTCGTCGACGGTGTGCTGGCCGCCTCCCCGGACGGTCGACCGCTGACCGCCACCGAGGTCGGCGACCTGCTGGCGGCATACGGCATCGAGGTGTGGCCGAGCACCCCGGCCCACTCCGCCGACGACGCCGTCGAGGCCGCCGACCGGATCGGCTACCCGGTCGTCGTCAAGTCGGTCTCGCCGCTGGTCCGCACCCAGCCGGTGACCGCGGTGCGTGCCGACCTGACCAACGCCGCCGCGGTGCGCGACGCCTTCACGGCACTGGACGAGCGGCTCGCACCGTTGCACGCCAATCGGCTGGTGGTGCAACGTATGGCGACCCCCGGCATCCCGTGCATACTGGCGACCGGGGAGGACCCGCTCTTCGGGCCGGTGGTGCGGTTCAGCCTCGCGGGTGCCCCGACCGAGGTGATGGGGGACCTGGCCTACCGCATCCCGCCGCTGACCGAGACGGACGTGCGTGACCTGATCAACTCCGTGCGTGCCGCCCCGCTGCTGCACGGGCACGGCGGCGCACCCGCGATCGACCGGGCCGCGCTGGAGGACCTGATCGCGCGGGTGTCGGTGCTGGCCGAGGACCTGCCGGACATCGCCTCGCTCGAGCTCAACCCCGTCAACACCCACGCCGGCGGTCTGGAGGTGCTCGGTGCTTCGATCACGGTCGCCCCGCCACCGGTGCGCACCGACTCGGGCCGCCGCTCGCTGCCGACCGCATGA